One Echinicola strongylocentroti DNA window includes the following coding sequences:
- a CDS encoding iron ABC transporter permease, with amino-acid sequence MDKKPIHTVIKILLSIGLLLLLFLVNISIGSVHIPIGDVLDALTGGDMVKASWQTILFQYRIPKAFTALIAGVGLSVSGLQMQSFFRNPLAGPYVLGISSGAGLGVALLILGGSAFGWSLTNSTGTYLSWGIWGVIIAGSVGAILILLLMSFTAWKVKNSATLLIIGLMFGSASGAIVSVLSYFGNAEDLKLFTIWSMGSLGGISGGQLQVFAGVALLGMIPVLLQIKSYNAMLMGERYAKSMGININALRWTMILSTGILAGSATAFCGPIAFIGIAVPHLARILFRTSDHKVLFPATALIGAAFLLVSDAISQLPGFAETLPVNIITSLFGAPLVIWLILKRNFISDF; translated from the coding sequence TTGGACAAAAAGCCCATTCATACCGTCATAAAAATACTGCTATCGATCGGATTGCTTCTGTTGCTATTTCTGGTCAATATCAGTATTGGTTCCGTACACATCCCCATTGGCGATGTATTGGATGCATTGACAGGTGGCGATATGGTGAAGGCAAGCTGGCAGACCATTCTCTTCCAATACCGGATACCAAAAGCCTTCACCGCCCTGATCGCCGGTGTAGGTCTTTCTGTCAGCGGTCTCCAAATGCAGTCGTTTTTCAGGAACCCCTTGGCAGGCCCTTACGTCCTGGGGATCAGCTCTGGTGCCGGATTAGGCGTGGCCCTGTTGATCCTAGGGGGAAGTGCCTTTGGTTGGTCCCTTACCAATAGCACGGGAACTTATCTATCTTGGGGCATCTGGGGAGTGATCATTGCCGGCAGCGTGGGAGCCATCTTGATACTTTTATTGATGAGCTTTACCGCTTGGAAGGTAAAAAACAGCGCTACCCTGCTGATCATTGGGCTGATGTTTGGGAGTGCTTCGGGCGCCATTGTGAGTGTACTCTCTTATTTTGGCAATGCGGAAGATCTTAAGCTTTTCACCATTTGGTCCATGGGAAGTCTTGGAGGGATCAGCGGGGGACAGCTCCAGGTCTTTGCAGGTGTCGCACTTCTGGGCATGATCCCAGTCCTCCTCCAAATCAAATCCTATAATGCCATGCTGATGGGCGAGCGCTATGCCAAGAGCATGGGAATCAACATCAATGCGCTGCGATGGACCATGATCCTGAGCACAGGCATCTTAGCAGGAAGCGCCACGGCCTTTTGTGGCCCTATAGCCTTTATCGGCATTGCGGTGCCTCACCTGGCCAGAATTCTCTTCAGAACCAGTGACCACAAAGTCCTCTTCCCCGCCACCGCACTGATCGGCGCAGCCTTTTTACTCGTCAGTGACGCCATCAGTCAATTGCCCGGTTTTGCAGAAACCTTGCCTGTAAACATTATCACCTCGCTTTTTGGAGCACCATTGGTGATCTGGTTGATTTTAAAACGAAATTTTATCAGCGATTTTTGA
- a CDS encoding ABC transporter ATP-binding protein, with the protein MDVPQYILEGKGVSIGYHKGKQAVKVGESLSFQLSKGKLNCLLGPNGVGKSTLVKTIMGHLPSMAGEIIFSGIPLHEQHPRQLAQKISVVLTDKITAGNLTVTQLVALGRTPFTNWLGKLSAEDKRIISEAMRATKIYYLKDQLISEISDGQLQKVMIARALAQDGQLIILDEPTAHLDLINRYEIMHLLRDITQQQGKSILVVTHDLEIAIETADHLWIMQCGEPLTTGTPEDLIISGKINLLTTGSGLTFDPTLGKIRPAASQDHTNIHGPDHLVQWLKLALQKSGTSLPEGSSIEASDGPPTFSVKSQGSEEKFHDILSVVSWLNQH; encoded by the coding sequence ATGGATGTCCCACAATACATATTGGAAGGAAAAGGTGTCAGCATTGGATACCACAAAGGAAAACAAGCGGTCAAGGTGGGAGAATCCCTGTCTTTTCAGCTTTCTAAAGGCAAACTCAACTGCCTGCTAGGACCTAATGGAGTGGGAAAATCCACCTTGGTAAAAACCATCATGGGGCACCTCCCCAGTATGGCCGGGGAAATCATATTTTCAGGAATACCCTTGCATGAACAACACCCACGTCAGCTTGCCCAAAAAATCAGTGTCGTCCTAACGGACAAAATCACTGCCGGCAACCTCACCGTCACACAACTGGTCGCATTGGGGCGCACACCATTTACCAATTGGCTGGGAAAACTATCTGCGGAGGACAAGCGCATCATCTCCGAAGCCATGCGGGCCACCAAGATTTACTACCTGAAAGATCAGCTGATCAGTGAAATCAGTGATGGGCAGCTTCAGAAAGTGATGATAGCGCGGGCCCTTGCCCAAGACGGCCAGTTGATCATCTTGGATGAGCCTACCGCCCATCTGGACCTGATCAACCGGTACGAGATCATGCACCTCTTACGCGACATCACTCAGCAGCAAGGAAAATCCATCTTGGTCGTCACACACGACCTGGAAATCGCCATCGAAACAGCCGACCATCTTTGGATCATGCAGTGCGGCGAGCCACTGACCACGGGAACCCCAGAAGACCTGATCATTTCCGGCAAAATCAACCTGCTTACTACCGGATCAGGCCTTACTTTTGACCCCACCTTGGGAAAAATCCGCCCAGCTGCTTCACAAGACCACACCAATATTCATGGCCCCGACCACTTGGTCCAATGGCTGAAACTTGCCTTGCAAAAAAGTGGAACGTCACTGCCTGAAGGCTCATCTATCGAAGCATCAGACGGTCCTCCCACTTTCAGCGTCAAGAGCCAGGGTTCGGAGGAAAAATTTCATGACATTCTTTCAGTGGTTTCATGGCTAAATCAACACTGA
- a CDS encoding MarR family winged helix-turn-helix transcriptional regulator, whose protein sequence is MTKEQFSQYSFLLDRTARRVKQYAQQKFKYGDFDVTVDQWLVLKHLAENEALSQTELATLVFKDQPTLTRIIDILCKKGYVQRVQHPGDRRSFHLLLTTNGEEKVSELKPKISGIREKAWENLGQKDFEEFKRILNTIYSNLE, encoded by the coding sequence ATGACAAAAGAACAATTTAGTCAATATTCGTTTTTGCTGGACAGGACAGCCAGAAGGGTCAAACAATATGCCCAGCAAAAATTCAAGTATGGGGATTTTGACGTGACGGTGGATCAGTGGTTAGTACTCAAGCACTTGGCGGAAAACGAAGCCTTGAGCCAAACGGAATTGGCCACGTTGGTATTTAAGGATCAACCTACCCTTACGAGAATCATTGATATACTGTGTAAAAAGGGCTATGTCCAGCGGGTACAGCATCCCGGTGATCGAAGGAGTTTTCACCTATTGCTCACCACCAATGGGGAAGAAAAAGTATCCGAACTAAAACCCAAGATAAGTGGAATCCGGGAAAAAGCCTGGGAAAACTTAGGGCAGAAGGACTTTGAGGAATTCAAAAGAATCCTCAATACCATCTACAGTAATTTAGAATAG
- a CDS encoding ABC transporter substrate-binding protein → MIKRSLFLAFALLLAWACSSPKNEKSNPELQEIKLDYAVGFRLYQGDGYKVIEVTKGFPGNHQPFRYLVKEDSTIDVPEGSYDAIISTSVQKIILTSTTQVPHLDALGLTKRLIAFPNLELVSSAPVRKRIDAGQVEELGSGANYNTEKIIDISPDLLMISTLGDNLKDLQLLTKADIPTVINGDYVEQHPLGRAEWIKFTGALTGTYQEAETHFDNIKNNYLSLKEKVQNASFTSLPTVLSGNMYRDIWYAPAGNNWGAIFLEDAGADYVFKDQESTGSLQLNYEVVLDKGLNAAIWISTAEFGTLQQMKEADSRYTQFKAFETGNVYTFANTRGATGGLEYFELGYTRPDIILKDLIKIFHPSLIPEYKPYFYQKLN, encoded by the coding sequence ATGATAAAACGCTCCCTATTCTTGGCATTTGCCCTGCTGCTGGCATGGGCCTGCTCAAGTCCCAAGAATGAAAAAAGCAATCCTGAACTCCAAGAAATCAAGCTTGACTATGCCGTAGGCTTCCGTCTTTATCAAGGAGATGGGTATAAAGTGATCGAAGTCACCAAGGGCTTTCCAGGAAACCACCAGCCTTTCAGGTACCTGGTAAAAGAGGATTCAACCATTGACGTCCCCGAAGGGAGCTATGATGCCATCATTAGCACCTCTGTCCAGAAAATTATCCTGACCTCCACCACCCAGGTCCCTCACTTGGATGCGCTTGGGCTAACCAAACGACTCATTGCTTTCCCAAACCTTGAACTGGTTTCTTCAGCTCCGGTTCGTAAACGTATTGATGCAGGACAAGTCGAAGAATTGGGCAGTGGAGCCAACTACAACACCGAAAAAATCATTGACATCTCCCCTGACTTGCTGATGATTTCGACGCTAGGAGACAATCTCAAGGACCTACAACTGCTCACCAAGGCCGATATCCCCACCGTCATCAATGGCGACTACGTCGAACAGCATCCTTTGGGAAGGGCGGAATGGATCAAGTTTACCGGAGCCCTCACCGGCACCTACCAAGAAGCAGAAACACATTTTGATAATATAAAAAACAATTATCTCTCCCTGAAAGAAAAAGTCCAAAACGCTTCTTTTACTTCCCTCCCGACCGTACTGAGCGGAAACATGTACCGGGACATTTGGTACGCTCCCGCAGGCAATAACTGGGGCGCCATCTTTCTGGAAGACGCAGGGGCCGACTATGTTTTTAAGGACCAAGAAAGCACGGGAAGCCTCCAACTCAACTACGAAGTAGTGCTGGACAAAGGACTGAATGCAGCTATTTGGATCAGCACGGCTGAATTTGGCACTTTGCAGCAAATGAAAGAAGCTGATTCCCGCTATACCCAGTTTAAGGCATTCGAAACCGGAAACGTCTATACTTTTGCCAACACTAGGGGAGCCACGGGCGGATTGGAATACTTTGAATTGGGCTACACCCGCCCAGACATCATTCTCAAAGACCTGATAAAAATCTTCCATCCTAGTCTAATCCCCGAATACAAGCCTTATTTTTACCAAAAGCTAAACTAA
- a CDS encoding LVIVD repeat-containing protein — MKQPLLPAAAMLRTLLLFAIILGFNSCQDQVESTYTYQAKIPVSIKTEVFRSSYVGPVAPKDINKTGKIYVFDDYLFINEPNNGIHVIDNSDPANPNNISFIEIPGAADLAINDNILYADSYIDLLSFDISDPRDISLVNREEDVFTNYYTNHEEGLFTILKDTVITSEEPIRTWDGGGIWLDAMNFSSAEAGGGQGNYGQGGSMARFTLANGHLYTVDDYDLRLFDISEKADPEFVKQIQLGWGIETIFPFKDKLFIGSTTGMHIYDISVPATPQQLSVYSHITSCDPVVANDDYAFVTLRSGNFCQQGVNLLEVLDISDPSLPKLLKSYPMDNPHGLGLAEDYLYVCEGEYGLKSFNVSDVLKIDQNQLEHLQGLNAIDLIPGPKSLIVIGSKVITQYDYSTPSKLKQLSSISIE, encoded by the coding sequence ATGAAACAGCCTTTACTCCCAGCAGCAGCCATGCTTCGAACACTGCTTTTGTTTGCGATCATACTTGGCTTTAATTCTTGCCAAGATCAGGTAGAAAGCACCTACACTTATCAAGCAAAAATTCCTGTATCCATAAAGACCGAGGTATTCAGGAGCAGCTATGTCGGGCCTGTCGCCCCAAAAGACATCAACAAGACCGGTAAGATTTATGTTTTTGACGACTACTTGTTTATCAATGAGCCCAACAATGGGATCCACGTCATAGACAATTCGGACCCTGCCAATCCCAACAACATCAGTTTTATAGAAATCCCTGGAGCTGCAGACTTGGCCATCAATGACAACATCCTCTATGCAGACAGCTATATTGATCTACTCTCCTTTGACATTTCAGACCCCCGTGACATTTCTCTTGTAAACCGTGAAGAAGACGTCTTTACCAATTATTATACTAATCATGAAGAGGGATTGTTTACTATCCTAAAAGACACGGTCATCACCTCAGAAGAACCCATCAGAACTTGGGATGGAGGAGGAATATGGCTAGATGCCATGAATTTCTCTAGTGCAGAAGCTGGTGGTGGGCAGGGAAATTACGGCCAAGGAGGCTCCATGGCCAGGTTCACCCTTGCCAATGGCCACTTGTACACCGTGGATGACTACGATCTTCGCCTCTTTGACATCAGCGAAAAAGCAGATCCAGAATTTGTCAAACAGATCCAATTGGGCTGGGGAATCGAAACTATTTTCCCTTTTAAAGACAAACTTTTTATCGGCTCCACTACTGGCATGCATATTTATGATATATCGGTACCTGCAACCCCTCAGCAGCTCTCTGTTTATTCGCACATTACCAGCTGTGACCCCGTAGTCGCCAATGATGACTACGCCTTCGTTACACTACGGTCTGGTAATTTTTGCCAGCAGGGTGTAAACCTATTGGAAGTACTGGACATCTCTGACCCATCACTGCCAAAACTGCTAAAATCCTACCCCATGGACAATCCTCACGGCCTTGGATTAGCGGAAGATTACCTGTATGTCTGTGAAGGAGAATACGGGCTGAAGAGTTTTAATGTATCAGATGTCCTTAAAATCGATCAAAACCAATTGGAACACCTCCAAGGGCTGAACGCCATCGACCTGATTCCTGGACCAAAATCACTGATCGTCATTGGCAGTAAGGTCATAACCCAATACGACTACAGCACTCCCAGCAAACTCAAACAACTGAGTTCCATTTCGATCGAATAA